A genomic window from Henningerozyma blattae CBS 6284 chromosome 3, complete genome includes:
- the TBLA0C07230 gene encoding uncharacterized protein: MSSTDSIKETWQLNTYQDDCGTDSTSSPVIFAFNDFVPSSSNSLSNLSCRFNTALNRYSRIRTIKNVSVKIIRSKIFILFIIINIILGLVCPFQINGKQIATNPKQFYKAWTSTKEVTAKKDLMSIDMAPVLKFQNNEKSAINSRVINDDYKEFKIKGYVSNLNIKSLIDRKRSKLKKEDYSKDSKNSEKLLSIAGFEVMLNNDYSALATCEDLEYSSKILYSKKSKLLEDDLIKIRKELIANDPFIGPLVHDETENDWTDKEIMEKRWFRFGASSIWLESEQCYITVSRIVFSRAEEKSNPDVSLIRAQAFDKDWNEIQGKRIPKVDLPTLKDVENELNLIDKEFGLNNECDKLSKDSVAYDNCMVSHAQTFLEDQKRRDAFINRYFVTYPTVYSFPFKTNGKLQGPEDARIILRKTDTLEEPMVFFNMDTDHGRKFFTYMPHRFINPLIEFDIKVHGTHDVEKNWAPFFHEDDTKTISLLSRGFIHFVYSFSPFEVIKCSLNDGMCEKVFEKKTLALSNKNNFGGMRGGTQIVQLPSIIPKVTGKQMWLGIAKSHIENCGCGRHFYRPMLSLFVESNGIYHQELIVPSMDLNSEILNWKEDGKACDYKNVMSPNSIAAWEVLGQDPKTKKFDDYLVFTYSESDILSKVITIRGILDYILRVYGEKDLLEDFIPSTDADSILGTTLDCMINYANDQCKNYGASRKTSYWDEEKAKWIHDGESPNT; encoded by the coding sequence ATGTCGTCAACGGATTCCATCAAAGAAACTTGGCAATTAAACACATACCAAGATGACTGTGGTACAGATTCTACTTCAAGTCCGGTAATTTTTGCTTTCAATGATTTTGTTCCAAGCTCATCAAATAGTTTATCTAATTTGAGCTGTCGATTTAATACAGCCCTTAATAGATACTCAAGAATTCGcacaattaaaaatgtttcAGTTAAAATCATCCGttctaaaatattcatattgtttattataataaatattattctaGGCTTGGTCTGTCCATTTCAAATCAATGGTAAACAAATAGCAACTAATCCAAAGCAATTTTATAAAGCATGGACTTCGACTAAGGAAGTTACAGCCAAGAAAGACTTAATGAGTATAGATATGGCGCCTGTTTTGAAGTtccaaaataatgaaaagagTGCAATAAATTCAAGGGTAATTAATGACGActataaagaatttaaaattaagggttatgtttcaaatttaaatattaaaagctTAATTGATAGAAAAAGGTCTAAActtaaaaaagaagattATTCTAaagattctaaaaataGTGAGAAGCTGTTATCCATTGCTGGATTTGAAGTAATGCTGAATAATGATTATAGTGCTTTGGCTACATGTGaagatttggaatattcttctaaaattttatattctaaaaagagtaaattattggaagatgatttaattaaaataagaaaagaaCTAATTGCAAATGATCCATTTATTGGTCCATTGGTTCATGATGAGACAGAAAATGATTGGACTGATAAGGAAATTATGGAGAAAAGATGGTTTAGATTTGGTGCATCTAGTATTTGGTTAGAAAGTGAACAATGCTATATTACTGTGAGTCGAATTGTCTTTTCTAGAGctgaagaaaaatcaaatccTGATGTTTCATTAATTAGAGCTCAAGCATTTGACAAGGATTGGAACGAAATTCAAGGTAAACGTATTCCAAAGGTAGATCTACCTACTCTAAAAGAtgttgaaaatgaattgaatctaatagataaagaatttggtttaaataatgaGTGTGACAAATTATCCAAAGATTCGGTCGCTTATGATAATTGTATGGTGAGTCATGCACAAACCTTTTTAGAAGATCAAAAAAGAAGGGATGCATTTATTAATCGATATTTTGTCACATACCCAACAGTGTATAGTTTCCCCTTTAAAACAAATGGTAAACTGCAAGGTCCAGAAGATGctagaattattttaagaaaaacTGACACTTTAGAAGAACCTATggttttctttaatatgGATACTGATCATGGTAGgaaattttttacttaTATGCCTCATAGATTCATTAATcctttaattgaatttgatattaaagTTCATGGCACACACgatgttgaaaaaaattgggCTCCATTTTTCCATGAAGATGATACGAAGactatttcattattatctcGTGGCTTCATTCATTTCGTGTATAGTTTTTCTCCATTTGAAGTCATTAAATGTTCATTAAATGATGGTATGTGTGAAAAAgtctttgaaaaaaaaactttggcgttatcaaataaaaataattttggtGGTATGCGTGGGGGTACACAAATTGTTCAATTGCCAAGCATTATTCCAAAAGTTACTGGTAAACAAATGTGGTTAGGGATAGCCAAATCACATATTGAAAACTGTGGTTGTGGTAGGCATTTCTACAGGCCTATGCTAAGTCTTTTTGTGGAAAGCAATGGTATTTACCACCAAGAGCTTATAGTACCAAGTATGGATCTTAATAGTGAGATTTTAAATTGGAAAGAGGATGGTAAAGCATGTGATTACAAGAATGTAATGTCGCCAAACTCCATCGCTGCTTGGGAAGTCCTAGGTCAAGATCCgaaaactaaaaaatttgatgatTACTTGGTCTTCACTTACAGTGAATCCGATATTTTGTCTAAGGTCATTACTATCCGAGGTATACTAGATTACATTCTAAGAGTTTATGGTGAAAAAGACCTATTAGAAGATTTCATTCCATCCACAGATGCAGATTCTATCCTAGGTACAACCTTGGACTGTATGATCAATTACGCCAATGATCAATGTAAGAATTATGGCGCGTCTCGTAAGACCTCCTACTGGGACGAAGAAAAGGCAAAATGGATTCACGATGGTGAATCGCCGAACACTTGA
- the TBLA0C07220 gene encoding MFS transporter: MRYIQQFKNSFLLDILEICNIINVHEEPNTQEEILARHLANLSANDATPKMNYNLNRVHTNATAPTAIYTKQNEECSDGDGDLESGTCNNKMVTHVEPENDNDDDVISQNKSDACQSFVQEVDSKNSIINENKESLSSTYSMKDPFLVTWHGPDDPDNPMNWSFAMKFFMTFQIMTLTCVTYMGSTIHTPGQEQIQEEFHVGHVVGTLNLSVYVLGYGVGPMFFSPLSEFARLGRQQIYILTFMIFGLFQVGCALVDNIYGLIILRFFSGVVSSPALTTGGATLADYINEEKLTYFLGLWAIAAFAAPIIGPIVGAAMVDAVDWRWQFWLLLFVTGACLLVLAPFFPETQAENILFRRALRLRKITGDKRYYTIESEEEKKLTTKEFLINSLYKPFRIIFYEPIAVAFDLYLAVCYALFYLFFEAFPIVFVGLYDFTLVELGLAYLGFIVTDIFAYLVLIYFTIKVINPTFQNGTFTPEVFLILPMCVSWLLPVALFFFGWTAGVHWMLPIVSEFFFDVCVFNLFQSTYAYLASCYPRYVASVFAGNGFCHAALAAGFPLFGKAMFNNLGSEKYPVGWGCSLLGFITLGLATIPFVIYKYGPYLRSKSKFSG; this comes from the coding sequence ATGAGATATATCCAgcaatttaaaaattcatttctGTTGGATATATTGGAAATatgtaatattatcaacGTTCATGAAGAGCCAAATACACAGGAAGAGATACTAGCGAGACACTTAGCTAATCTATCGGCAAATGATGCTACACCAAAGATGAATTACAATTTGAATAGAGTACATACCAATGCTACAGCACCCACAGCAATATATACTAAGCAAAATGAAGAATGTTCTGATGGAGACGGAGATCTAGAATCGGGTACTTGTAATAACAAAATGGTTACACATGTTGAAcctgaaaatgataatgacGATGACGTAATTTCCCAAAATAAATCTGACGCTTGTCAATCATTTGTTCAAGAGGTCGATTCCAAGAATTCAattataaatgaaaataaagaatctTTAAGTAGCACATATTCTATGAAAGATCCCTTTCTAGTGACTTGGCATGGACCAGATGATCCAGATAATCCCATGAATTGGTCATTTGCcatgaaatttttcatgaCTTTCCAGATCATGACTTTAACTTGTGTCACTTATATGGGTTCTACTATTCATACTCCGGGACAGGAGCAGATACAAGAAGAATTTCATGTTGGACATGTTGTGGGGacattaaatttatctGTTTACGTTCTTGGTTACGGTGTGGGCCCAATGTTTTTTTCTCCTTTATCAGAATTTGCAAGATTGGGACGCCaacaaatttatattctaaCTTTCATGATATTTGGCCTTTTCCAAGTAGGTTGTGCTCTAgttgataatatttatgGGTTAATCATCTTAAGATTCTTTTCTGGCGTAGTATCATCTCCAGCATTAACAACAGGTGGTGCTACTTTAGCTGATtatattaatgaagaaaaattaacttATTTCTTGGGTCTTTGGGCCATTGCTGCATTTGCAGCTCCTATCATTGGACCCATCGTAGGTGCAGCTATGGTAGATGCAGTGGATTGGAGATGGCAATTCTGGCTATTATTGTTCGTCACAGGAGCTTGCCTTCTAGTATTGGCTCCATTCTTTCCTGAAACTCAAgctgaaaatattttatttcgtCGTGCCTTAAgattaagaaaaatcaCTGGTgataaaagatattataCTATTGAAagtgaagaagaaaaaaaactaacTACCAaggaatttttaataaactCCTTATACAAACCttttagaattatattttatgaACCCATTGCAGTAGCATTCGATTTATATCTGGCCGTTTGTTATGCTTTGttttatctatttttcGAGGCTTTCCCGATTGTATTTGTTGGTTTATACGATTTTACCCTGGTAGAATTAGGTCTTGCTTATCTAGGTTTCATTGTTACAGATATTTTTGCTTATTTggttttaatatattttacaattaaagTTATCAATCCAACTTTCCAAAATGGAACTTTCACGCCAGaagtatttttaattctacCAATGTGCGTTAGTTGGCTATTACCTGTagcattatttttcttcgGTTGGACTGCTGGAGTTCATTGGATGTTACCTATTGTTTcagaatttttctttgacGTCTGTGTTTTTAACTTATTCCAATCTACTTACGCTTATTTGGCATCTTGTTATCCGAGATATGTGGCGTCTGTTTTCGCTGGTAATGGATTCTGTCATGCTGCCTTGGCTGCAGGGTTTCCACTATTTGGGAAAGCAATGTTCAATAATCTTGGGTCAGAAAAATATCCTGTGGGTTGGGGCTGCTCTTTATTAGGATTCATTACTCTTGGGTTGGCAACTATTCCTTTCgtaatttataaatatggGCCTTATTTGAGAagtaaatcaaaattttccGGTTGA